One segment of Falco rusticolus isolate bFalRus1 chromosome 3, bFalRus1.pri, whole genome shotgun sequence DNA contains the following:
- the C3H1orf174 gene encoding UPF0688 protein C1orf174 homolog yields MAIESSRALLKMAAGGSARRAVTVGRSHTETHGPALPRRQRPRGRCVKGSLEDRRLAIASAEPTGEAPAAARRGPRTTSLRSSHEAADRPPSKRKKCEKSLVKSELEGLECGSGSLTALGETLKTRDGDGHSKDSGDRDITQQKTGEDTPETNKEKQEKEHNVSLKPHSVKSSGAPSKMDDDENLCHHACTEEESSCKSVLSDGPSLEDADLPKKPIQLDNSAFLDEDSNQPMPVDRIFGDVGVLQDLPAVALPSTMMSRRESRKLHFIAKEDEEEEEEDVA; encoded by the exons ATGGCGATCGAGAGCTCCCGCGCTCTCCTCAAGATGGCGGCGGGCGGCTCGGCGCGGCGGGCGGTCACGGTGGGCCGGAGCCACACGGAGACCCATGGCCCGGCTCTCCCACGGCGGCAGCGGCCTCGTGGGCGCTGTGTGAAGGGGTCCCTGGAGGACAGGCGCTTGGCAATCGCCTCTGCTGAGCCCACGGGGGAAGCCCCTGCGGCGGCCCGTCGAGGGCCGCGGACAACGAGCCTG CGTTCTTCACATGAAGCAGCTGACAGACCACcctcaaagaggaaaaaatgtgagaagAGTCTAGTAAAATCAGAACTGGAAGGACTTGAGTGTGGAAGTGGAAGCCTCACTGCATTGGGGGAAACGCTGAAAACACGTGATGGGGATGGACATTCAAAAGATTCAGGAGATCGTGATATAACTCAGCAGAAAACAGGTGAAGACACTCCAGAGACTaacaaagagaaacaggaaaaggagcATAATGTTTCTCTCAAGCCACATTCAGTGAAATCAAGCGGTGCTCCATCAAAAATGGATGATGATGAAAATCTGTGTCATCATGCCTGCACtgaagaggaaagcagctgtaaaagTGTACTTTCAGATGGGCCCAGCTTGGAGGATGCAGATCTCCCAAAGAAGCCAATACAACTGGACAATAGTGCTTTCTTGGATGAAGACAGCAACCAGCCAATGCCAGTGGACCGTATCTTTGGAGATGTTGGGGTTTTGCAG gatCTCCCAGCAGTTGCACTCCCAAGCACAATGATGAGCAGGCGAGAAtccagaaaactgcattttattgcaaaggaagatgaggaggaggaggaagaggatgttGCCTAA
- the DFFB gene encoding DNA fragmentation factor subunit beta isoform X1, producing MAERLRAFRLRGCGSPQKFGVAAGSLRGLLRKGCRLLQVPLAGSRLCLCEDGTELSESYFHTLPPQTELVLLGPGETWQGCASDIERFLAASCTQSRAVVEAAQKLLSDERAPRRQKLLADLIHNLSENILAEDKEDDKKWFEGLESRFKNKSSYMRYSCESRIRSYMKEVSSFISNVHPTARDAYKSIIDLMSDKLKSVKYNGCYFDRREEEAVRLCTMEGWFSCQGPFDRDDCPCKHSINPYSNRESRILFSTWNLDHIIEKKRAVVPELAEAVKTRDGREVNWEYFYQLLFTVDNLKLVHIACHKKTNHNLSCDKTKIYRKRKQNHKIS from the exons atGGCGGAGCGGCTGCGGGCCTTCCGGCTGCGCGGCTGCGGCAGCCCGCAGAAGTTCGGTGTGGCGGCCGGGAGCCTGCGCGGGCTGCTGCGGAAGGGCTGCCGGCTGCTGCAG GTTCCCTTGGCAGGCAGCCGGCTCTGCCTCTGCGAGGACGGGACGGAGCTGAGCGAGAGCTACTTCCACACGCTGCCGCCGCAGAcggagctggtgctgctggggcccGGGGAGACGTGGCAGGGCT GTGCCAGCGACATCGAGCGGTTCCTGGCTGCTTCCTGCACCCAGAGCCGTGCGGTAGTGGAGGCGGCGCAGAAGCTGCTGTCCGACGAGCGGGCGCCCAggaggcagaagctgctggCGGATCTCATCCACAACCTGAGCGAAAACATCCTGGCCGAGGACAAGGAGGACGACAAGAAGTGGTTCGAAG GTCTAGAGTCTCGTTTTAAGAACAAATCAAGCTATATGCGATACAGTTGCGAAAGCAGAATACGAAGCTACATGAAAGAG GTTagtagttttatttcaaatgttcatCCTACAGCAAGAGATGCATATAAAAGCATAATTGACCTGATGTCAGACAAACTGAAATCTGTGAAATACAACGGATGCTACTTTGacagaagagaggaggaagcagtCCGCCTGTGCACTATGGAGGGATGGTTCTCTTGTCAG GGGCCTTTTGACAGAGATGACTGCCCATGTAAGCATTCAATCAACCCCTACAGTAACAGGGAAAGCAGAATCCTCTTCAGTACCTGGAATCTGGATCACAT AATAGAGAAGAAACGTGCTGTTGTCCCAGAACTGGCAGAAGCTGTCAAAACACGAGATGGAAGAGAAGTGAACTGGGAATATTTCTATCAGCTGCTGTTTACAGTGGATAATTTAAAACTTGTACATATTGCTTGCCATAAGAAAACCAATCATAATCTCAGTTGTGACAAAActaaaatttacagaaaaaggaagcaaaaccaCAAGATTTCGTAG
- the DFFB gene encoding DNA fragmentation factor subunit beta isoform X2 translates to MAERLRAFRLRGCGSPQKFGVAAGSLRGLLRKGCRLLQVPLAGSRLCLCEDGTELSESYFHTLPPQTELVLLGPGETWQGCASDIERFLAASCTQSRAVVEAAQKLLSDERAPRRQKLLADLIHNLSENILAEDKEDDKKWFEARDAYKSIIDLMSDKLKSVKYNGCYFDRREEEAVRLCTMEGWFSCQGPFDRDDCPCKHSINPYSNRESRILFSTWNLDHIIEKKRAVVPELAEAVKTRDGREVNWEYFYQLLFTVDNLKLVHIACHKKTNHNLSCDKTKIYRKRKQNHKIS, encoded by the exons atGGCGGAGCGGCTGCGGGCCTTCCGGCTGCGCGGCTGCGGCAGCCCGCAGAAGTTCGGTGTGGCGGCCGGGAGCCTGCGCGGGCTGCTGCGGAAGGGCTGCCGGCTGCTGCAG GTTCCCTTGGCAGGCAGCCGGCTCTGCCTCTGCGAGGACGGGACGGAGCTGAGCGAGAGCTACTTCCACACGCTGCCGCCGCAGAcggagctggtgctgctggggcccGGGGAGACGTGGCAGGGCT GTGCCAGCGACATCGAGCGGTTCCTGGCTGCTTCCTGCACCCAGAGCCGTGCGGTAGTGGAGGCGGCGCAGAAGCTGCTGTCCGACGAGCGGGCGCCCAggaggcagaagctgctggCGGATCTCATCCACAACCTGAGCGAAAACATCCTGGCCGAGGACAAGGAGGACGACAAGAAGTGGTTCGAAG CAAGAGATGCATATAAAAGCATAATTGACCTGATGTCAGACAAACTGAAATCTGTGAAATACAACGGATGCTACTTTGacagaagagaggaggaagcagtCCGCCTGTGCACTATGGAGGGATGGTTCTCTTGTCAG GGGCCTTTTGACAGAGATGACTGCCCATGTAAGCATTCAATCAACCCCTACAGTAACAGGGAAAGCAGAATCCTCTTCAGTACCTGGAATCTGGATCACAT AATAGAGAAGAAACGTGCTGTTGTCCCAGAACTGGCAGAAGCTGTCAAAACACGAGATGGAAGAGAAGTGAACTGGGAATATTTCTATCAGCTGCTGTTTACAGTGGATAATTTAAAACTTGTACATATTGCTTGCCATAAGAAAACCAATCATAATCTCAGTTGTGACAAAActaaaatttacagaaaaaggaagcaaaaccaCAAGATTTCGTAG